One Ignavibacteria bacterium genomic window, GAACCGTTTTTTACAACTAAAAGCAGCGGGAAAGGAACCGGCTTGGGACTTTCGGTTGTGTACGGAATTGTTGAACAGCATCGAGGAAAAATCAACGTCGATAGTCGAGTTGGCGAAGGAACTAAAATGCAGATTATACTTCCAATTGAAAAAATTACCGAATCAGCTTAGTCGAGGTTAAAATGAACAACGAAATAAAAATTTTAATTGTAGACGATGAACAAGTCGTACGTGAATCGCTTAAACATTGGTTTGAAGAGGATGGATATAAAGTTGACGTATCTGAAGACGCGTTTAACGTTCTCGAAATGCTTCAGCCTGATAAATGGGATATTATGCTGGTAGATATCAAAATGCCGAAGATGAGCGGATTGGAGCTTCTTGAAAAAGTTAAAGTTGTCGATCCAGAATGTGTGGTTATTATTATTACCGCTTATGCTTCTGTCCCCACGGCAGTTCAAGCATTGAAAAATGGAGCTTTCGATTATGTCACAAAACCGATTGATCCGGATGAGCTTTCTCATTTAATAGAAAAAGCTATTAAACACAAAAACTTAAAACGCGAAAACATAGCTCTTAAATCTCGAATCGACGAAATGCTGCATCTAGAAGACCTTGTGGGCGAAAGTCCTGAAATGAAAAAAGTTTTTGAGCTGATTCAAATTGTTGCACCGCAGGATACAACCGTTATGATACGCGGAGAAAGCGGAACGGGCAAAGAATTGATTGCTCGAGCCATTCATATAAATTCTACTAGAAAATACTATCCGATTATTCCTGTCAATTGCGGTGCATTCGCCGAAAGTCTTTTAGAAAGCGAACTGTTCGGACACGAAAAAGGTGCTTTCACTGGGGCCCAATACAAAAGAAAGGGCAAAATTGAAATGGCAGATGGCGGGACTCTTTTCTTAGACGAAGTCGGAAGTCTCTCGCCAAAAATGCAGGTTGAACTTTTGCGTGTTATCGAATCTAAGCAATTCCACCGGGTAGGTGGAAACGAGCTAGTGAAAGTAAATTTTAGATTGATCTCAGCAACAAATGAACCTCTTGAAAAGCTCGTTGAAGAGGGAAATTTCAGAGAAGATCTTTACTACAGATTGAACGTTTTCGCTATTTATGTTCCGCCGTTAAGAGAAAGACGTTCGGATATTCCTGTTCTTGCAAAGTTTTTTATAAATAAGTTCTCACGTTTAATGAACAAACCGATAAAGGACATTTCTAAAGATGCAATGGAAATTCTGCTGAATTACAATTGGTCTGGTAATGTCCGAGAGCTCGAAAACGCAATCGAACGGGCAATGGTGGTTGGTACATTCTCCGAAATCCAAGCAGACAATCTCCCGTTCAAAATTGAAAACACAAAAGGAATGTCCGATTCTCTTTCTGAACTTGAAAGACTTCACATAAAAAAAGTTTTGTTCAAGCATGATTGGAATGTAACAAGAGCAGCAGCCGCGCTTGAGATAGACCGAGTTACTCTTTATAATAAGATTAAAAAGTATGAACTCAGAAAAGAGTAATGAAACTAAAAGCAGCCGTCGTTCTACTCAATTTTGCAAATCGATCTGCGTTATCTCGCATAGTTGACAATTTAAGAAGAATTTTTCCTCATGAATGGGAATTATTAAATTCTGATTTCAATGCTATAGATTTTTTCTCCCCTGCGAGGAACCAATATTACTCCACGAAAATCCTCGAAAAAATACTCCATTCATACAACGAAAAGTTTGACAAAATTCTTTTGGTAACCGATCACGATCTTTACGTCCCGGTATTAACTTTCGTTTTCGGTGAAGCGCAGCTAAGCGGAACTGCAGCTGTTGTAAGCACTTGCAGATTGCACCAAGAGTTTTATGGTCTGCCAACCGACGATCACATATTATTAGATAGACTCGAAAAAGAAATCTTTCACGAACTCGGACATACTTTTGGTCTGCGTCATTGCCGCGATTGGAACTGTGTGATGCACTCCTCTTCGAACATAGATGAGATTGATATAAAGCCAAAGGATTTCTGCAAAACTTGTTCGAAAAAGATTCAATCGTCAGCAGAAGAAAAGATTCCATCCCGACATGTCGGGATGGAATCTTTTAACGTTCTCACTTTCATTTAACACTCTCCTCAACAATTTTTATCTCCCCCTCTGTTAAACCATAAAGCTCATAGACAAGTTTGTCTATTTGATTGTCAATAGCTTTAATTTGTCGCTGAAGTGCTTCTTTTTCTGATGGTATGTTTACTACCGATTCTTTTTCAACAAAGTCCATAATTTGTTTGACTAGTATGACAATTTTGTCATGTAAACTTTGCTCCTTATTTGAT contains:
- a CDS encoding sigma-54-dependent Fis family transcriptional regulator, with translation MNNEIKILIVDDEQVVRESLKHWFEEDGYKVDVSEDAFNVLEMLQPDKWDIMLVDIKMPKMSGLELLEKVKVVDPECVVIIITAYASVPTAVQALKNGAFDYVTKPIDPDELSHLIEKAIKHKNLKRENIALKSRIDEMLHLEDLVGESPEMKKVFELIQIVAPQDTTVMIRGESGTGKELIARAIHINSTRKYYPIIPVNCGAFAESLLESELFGHEKGAFTGAQYKRKGKIEMADGGTLFLDEVGSLSPKMQVELLRVIESKQFHRVGGNELVKVNFRLISATNEPLEKLVEEGNFREDLYYRLNVFAIYVPPLRERRSDIPVLAKFFINKFSRLMNKPIKDISKDAMEILLNYNWSGNVRELENAIERAMVVGTFSEIQADNLPFKIENTKGMSDSLSELERLHIKKVLFKHDWNVTRAAAALEIDRVTLYNKIKKYELRKE
- a CDS encoding archaemetzincin family Zn-dependent metalloprotease — protein: MKLKAAVVLLNFANRSALSRIVDNLRRIFPHEWELLNSDFNAIDFFSPARNQYYSTKILEKILHSYNEKFDKILLVTDHDLYVPVLTFVFGEAQLSGTAAVVSTCRLHQEFYGLPTDDHILLDRLEKEIFHELGHTFGLRHCRDWNCVMHSSSNIDEIDIKPKDFCKTCSKKIQSSAEEKIPSRHVGMESFNVLTFI